The following are from one region of the Vulpes vulpes isolate BD-2025 chromosome 14, VulVul3, whole genome shotgun sequence genome:
- the LYSMD4 gene encoding lysM and putative peptidoglycan-binding domain-containing protein 4 isoform X3, with protein MKAKGPVENWTNVSVGREFSAQLGPQYYVKKMRQKEVLTKTLQGPAIVCRTPTSHVYMFENSGGDSGDSSEEESHHVALRPRGKERHQKKGAHHPRQPGAGDVVLLQRELVQEDSLNKLALQYGCKVADIKKVNNFIREQDLYALKSIKIPVKNHGILTETHKELRPLLSPSSETRVTFEEQPDPDRAAVGAGALSSPLTDFFKGIDQNIERAVQSEIFLNESYCVETSSQPLLPAPPKTLTNGADCGIQWWNAVFIMLLIGIVLPVFYLVYFKMQSTGEIPSSLNTTTVPNGSMAMSAIPGQAPKLVVPVPTIPSSDGHFSPTTRAGN; from the exons ATGAAGGCAAAGGGACCTGTGGAAAACTGGACGAATGTCTCAGTTGGACGAGAGTTTTCTGCCCAGCTGGGCCCACAATACTACG TTaagaaaatgaggcagaaggAAGTATTAACCAAGACCCTCCAAGGCCCCGCCATTGTCTGTAGGACTCCAACCAGCCACGTTTACATGTTTGAGAACAGTGGTGGGGACTCGGGGGACTCCTCTGAGGAAGAGTCCCACCATGTGGCTCTGCGGCCCCGGGGCAAGGAGCGCCACCAGAAGAAGGGTGCCCACCACCCTCGCCAGCCAGGAGCAGGGGACGTGGTGCTGCTGCAGCGCGAGCTGGTCCAGGAGGACAGCCTCAACAAGCTTGCTCTTCAGTATGGCTGCAAA GTCGCAGATATCAAGAAAGTCAACAACTTCATCAGAGAACAAGACTTATATGCTTTGAAATCTATTAAGATTCCGGTGAAAAATCATGGGATCCTAACAGAGACCCACAAAGAACTCAGACCCCTCCTGAGCCCATCCTCAGAGACAAGAGTGACCTTCGAGGAGCAGCCAGATCCAGACAGAGCGGCTGTAGGCGCTGGTGCCCTGTCCAGCCCACTGACGGATTTCTTTAAGGGCATTGACCAGAATATTGAGCGTGCAGTGCAGtcagaaatctttttaaatgaaagttacTGTGTAGAGACCTCCAGTCAGCCGCTGCTTCCAGCTCCTCCGAAGACCTTGACAAATGGTGCAGACTGTGGAATTCAGTGGTGGAATGCTGTTTTTATCATGCTTCTAATTGGGATTGTTTTACCAGTGTTTTATTTGgtctattttaaaatgcagtctACTGGCGAGATCCCCAGTAGCTTGAACACAACTACTGTCCCCAATGGCTCGATGGCTATGAGTGCAATTCCAGGGCAAGCCCCCAAATTAGTAGTTCCGGTGCCAACCATCCCCTCTTCAGATGGCCATTTCAGTCCAACCACCCGGGCAGGGAACTAG
- the LYSMD4 gene encoding lysM and putative peptidoglycan-binding domain-containing protein 4 isoform X2 — protein sequence MKAKGPVENWTNVSVGREFSAQLGPQYYGNSSSPVLEIRVFYSPGSHKQAPSVLTFLVADIKKVNNFIREQDLYALKSIKIPVKNHGILTETHKELRPLLSPSSETRVTFEEQPDPDRAAVGAGALSSPLTDFFKGIDQNIERAVQSEIFLNESYCVETSSQPLLPAPPKTLTNGADCGIQWWNAVFIMLLIGIVLPVFYLVYFKMQSTGEIPSSLNTTTVPNGSMAMSAIPGQAPKLVVPVPTIPSSDGHFSPTTRAGN from the exons ATGAAGGCAAAGGGACCTGTGGAAAACTGGACGAATGTCTCAGTTGGACGAGAGTTTTCTGCCCAGCTGGGCCCACAATACTACGGTAATTCAAGCTCGCCTGTATTGGAAATCCGAGTATTTTATTCTCCTGGATCTCATAAGCAAGCGCCCTCAGTCTTGACCTTCTTG GTCGCAGATATCAAGAAAGTCAACAACTTCATCAGAGAACAAGACTTATATGCTTTGAAATCTATTAAGATTCCGGTGAAAAATCATGGGATCCTAACAGAGACCCACAAAGAACTCAGACCCCTCCTGAGCCCATCCTCAGAGACAAGAGTGACCTTCGAGGAGCAGCCAGATCCAGACAGAGCGGCTGTAGGCGCTGGTGCCCTGTCCAGCCCACTGACGGATTTCTTTAAGGGCATTGACCAGAATATTGAGCGTGCAGTGCAGtcagaaatctttttaaatgaaagttacTGTGTAGAGACCTCCAGTCAGCCGCTGCTTCCAGCTCCTCCGAAGACCTTGACAAATGGTGCAGACTGTGGAATTCAGTGGTGGAATGCTGTTTTTATCATGCTTCTAATTGGGATTGTTTTACCAGTGTTTTATTTGgtctattttaaaatgcagtctACTGGCGAGATCCCCAGTAGCTTGAACACAACTACTGTCCCCAATGGCTCGATGGCTATGAGTGCAATTCCAGGGCAAGCCCCCAAATTAGTAGTTCCGGTGCCAACCATCCCCTCTTCAGATGGCCATTTCAGTCCAACCACCCGGGCAGGGAACTAG
- the LYSMD4 gene encoding lysM and putative peptidoglycan-binding domain-containing protein 4 isoform X1, translated as MRQKEVLTKTLQGPAIVCRTPTSHVYMFENSGGDSGDSSEEESHHVALRPRGKERHQKKGAHHPRQPGAGDVVLLQRELVQEDSLNKLALQYGCKVADIKKVNNFIREQDLYALKSIKIPVKNHGILTETHKELRPLLSPSSETRVTFEEQPDPDRAAVGAGALSSPLTDFFKGIDQNIERAVQSEIFLNESYCVETSSQPLLPAPPKTLTNGADCGIQWWNAVFIMLLIGIVLPVFYLVYFKMQSTGEIPSSLNTTTVPNGSMAMSAIPGQAPKLVVPVPTIPSSDGHFSPTTRAGN; from the exons atgaggcagaaggAAGTATTAACCAAGACCCTCCAAGGCCCCGCCATTGTCTGTAGGACTCCAACCAGCCACGTTTACATGTTTGAGAACAGTGGTGGGGACTCGGGGGACTCCTCTGAGGAAGAGTCCCACCATGTGGCTCTGCGGCCCCGGGGCAAGGAGCGCCACCAGAAGAAGGGTGCCCACCACCCTCGCCAGCCAGGAGCAGGGGACGTGGTGCTGCTGCAGCGCGAGCTGGTCCAGGAGGACAGCCTCAACAAGCTTGCTCTTCAGTATGGCTGCAAA GTCGCAGATATCAAGAAAGTCAACAACTTCATCAGAGAACAAGACTTATATGCTTTGAAATCTATTAAGATTCCGGTGAAAAATCATGGGATCCTAACAGAGACCCACAAAGAACTCAGACCCCTCCTGAGCCCATCCTCAGAGACAAGAGTGACCTTCGAGGAGCAGCCAGATCCAGACAGAGCGGCTGTAGGCGCTGGTGCCCTGTCCAGCCCACTGACGGATTTCTTTAAGGGCATTGACCAGAATATTGAGCGTGCAGTGCAGtcagaaatctttttaaatgaaagttacTGTGTAGAGACCTCCAGTCAGCCGCTGCTTCCAGCTCCTCCGAAGACCTTGACAAATGGTGCAGACTGTGGAATTCAGTGGTGGAATGCTGTTTTTATCATGCTTCTAATTGGGATTGTTTTACCAGTGTTTTATTTGgtctattttaaaatgcagtctACTGGCGAGATCCCCAGTAGCTTGAACACAACTACTGTCCCCAATGGCTCGATGGCTATGAGTGCAATTCCAGGGCAAGCCCCCAAATTAGTAGTTCCGGTGCCAACCATCCCCTCTTCAGATGGCCATTTCAGTCCAACCACCCGGGCAGGGAACTAG